In a single window of the Bacillus rossius redtenbacheri isolate Brsri chromosome 8, Brsri_v3, whole genome shotgun sequence genome:
- the LOC134534775 gene encoding protein tramtrack, beta isoform-like isoform X7, with translation MSKCVYRKEDISRAKTMEAKSEQFSLRWDNFHSNLSTSFHSLLQGEELVDVTLAADGRFIQAHKLVLSVCSPYFKSLFKANPCQHPIVILKDVGHKELVDVLQFMYRGEVSVGQEDLAEFLKTAELLQVKGLAGDDADAPEGSKEQKTAIKDAPSELPPISQRSKIKTPLRSPANVVASPLSSAPKTPIKTETAPNQEFAQQPPQKRRCHEQPQYSPQGHSPPLPQATLPQMCMTTCKSVSSVSDSSREVEFVSLPNPKEEPVEIDSDIEEVDTTFDNGTDLSEFLEGQSSQLFQNFQEMGLPDGQCGPSQDIGILQEGEQGGSRVVRRYRRRPRVVHGG, from the exons ATGTCCAAGTGTGTATATAGAAAAGAGGATATTAGCAG GGCGAAGACGATGGAAGCGAAAAGCGAGCAGTTCTCGCTGCGGTGGGACAACTTCCACAGCAACCTGTCGACGAGCTTCCACTCGCTGCTGCAAGGGGAGGAGCTGGTGGACGTGACGCTCGCGGCCGACGGTCGCTTCATCCAGGCCCACAAGCTGGTGCTGTCGGTGTGCAGCCCGTACTTCAAGAGCCTGTTCAAGGCGAACCCGTGCCAGCACCCCATCGTCATCCTCAAGGACGTGGGCCACAAGGAGCTGGTGGATGTGCTGCAGTTCATGTACCGCGGCGAGGTGAGCGTCGGCCAGGAAGACCTCGCCGAGTTCCTCAAGACCGCAGAGCTGCTGCAGGTCAAGGGACTGGCGGGGGACGACGCGGACGCGCCCGAG GGCTCCAAGGAACAGAAAACTGCAATAAAAGATGCTCCATCTGAACTGCCACCAATCTCACAGAGAAGCAAGATCAAGACACCACTTAGGTCTCCTGCAAAC GTGGTTGCTTCACCTCTGTCGTCAGCTCCCAAGACACCGATCAAGACTGAAACTGCTCCCAACCAAGAATTTGCACAGCAGCCACCCCAGAAGCGAAGGTGTCATGAACAACCCCAGTACAGTCCCCAGGGACACTCGCCTCCCCTTCCCCAAGCGACCTTGCCGCAGATGTGTATGACCACTTGCAAATCAGTGTCTAGTGTCAGTGACTCGAGCAGAGAAGTGGAATTTGTTTCACTGCCAAACCCCAAGGAAGAGCCCGTTGAAATAGACTCTGACATTGAGGAAGTGGATACCACTTTTGACAATGGCACTGACTTATCAGAATTCCTCGAAGGACAAAGCAGTCAGTTATTTCAAAACTTTCAAG AAATGGGTCTTCCTGATGGGCAGTGTGGTCCTTCACAGGACATCGGCATTCTGCAAGAAGGCGAGCAAG